The sequence below is a genomic window from Harmonia axyridis chromosome 1, icHarAxyr1.1, whole genome shotgun sequence.
CAGTTTTTACacgtttcaaaaaaatgctgttattacaatgaaaaaaaattcaattcaatgaattcaattttactttgaatggtacatttttttcaaaacagtagcaaacgaaagaattcatgtcgaatgtaaattttttaatatacgatcctgtttttatttcttttgtgataatatttgatAATGTCAGCcgtgattttaaattttatatctttctattcattttttcttcattctaaAACTATCCGAACCTAGTGTTTGTTGTAACACGCGTATTTATTTAAAATTCTGACTCCAATATTGGAAAATCCATTTCTTTGACACCTTTTTAGGTGGATATCCGGTggaacattttttcgaatgtttAAGCAATATGAATCAGGACTGAAGAGCTATTTCGAATGCTATGTAATGGTATATGATTTCAACTGAATGAGGCAACTTGACACATATGCTACAATGATTGTAGTGTGCAAAATGTCGTATTAGGGAAAAAATTCGGATACCGTTCAATTTTCCTAATTATAGTCGGCATGAGTAGAGTAAGTTCcaatataatattgaaaattttttttcagataaaccAGGAAGCATCCAAACAACCCCATTCTTTACTTTCCACAATTTTATTGGATAAAATGAGGACTTTATTCAACTTTGTATAAAAACATGGATAACCAGAAGCAATGGAAGAGATCCAGGTCTATATACACTCGATTTAGTAGagtatattaaatttttatatgtatatattgtgATATTACCGATCTAGGGTACGTAGGGTAGTAATATTTCTCTTTGTTATCTATCTCAGATTCCGAAAATCCCCAAAAATTGTCAATCTGCGAATTGAATTCATTTCATGAACCAGAAATTATCTATTaccaaaaaatgaaatgttccAATTATGTTAATGTAAAATTTGTTGATACTGATAggaatttattcataaaacatAGTGGAATCAGTGTAATGATCGATTGACATAAATGATTTTTGGATGGATAGCGAAATAGGCAATAATGTCGCTTCTGATAATTCGATTGTTATTTCATTTCTCTATTGAGCAAGCTCCTCTTGTTTAGGTAGGAATTTTGTTCAGTTATATTACAGTAATTATGATTAAGTAGCAATATGCATTTTgtatgaacaattattattttatatttattgattataatGCAGTACGAGGACTTTTGGTTTGATTTTGATGTTTAATCAGCCTTTCCAATAAAATTCGAATCATAATAATATGTACTAGGGGTTAATTTATCATTAAGCTTCGAAAActagaatatgaaaaaattttattgatgaatGGAATTCATATCCTAAAAAAAGggtataaaaaaagaaaatttcaacgTACCTACTTTCGGTTCTGTTCAAATACTTGTGTAATATGCCTCCTAACACATATTCGAATATGGGaacgttttttgaaaatttgcagAGTTCGGTGATTATGTGAaatcataaaaatgattttttgaataaatatcatAACATAATACGTTGAATTGTGAACCATCTATGATAACTTTCGAATACATCGCGATAGAGTGAATATCAAAGGTAGAAAACTACAGATTTGTAATATACGATTGATTTTCCGAGTAGGTTGCAACTTGCAGCCCGCATTAGTTCGTGGAAACGACTGTAGATGTCGTTGATTGTAGCGAAAGATTAACGTAACTTGATAAAACATAGTGACgacaattcattcaaattcagcctaaaaatggcgaatggggcATAGATCTATAGAATGAAAATCCCATAAAAACAGCTAAAGCttgtaataattcaaaaaattatttttttcccaatACTCAGGCCAATCATTGTTAGGAGGTAATACAAAATCCAGGTCCTAAATTGTTTCATTTATAGTATtgtatttttataatgaaaaaaatcttttggaTTTCACGTTCGTTTACTCCGGAGGATAcaaatcgaaataaatatacaaattgaaGGTTCtagtaaatgaaatatttacatcGCAAAGATCTGTATTGGGccttttgaataaattcacaaaatcaGATAAACGGAGAATGTGAACAATTATCTACCACATTTGGGCTCAGATAGTCAGAAATCATCAGAAGTTCTAAGACATTGACTTACCTATACAAATTCGAAAGAAAAATCCAGCATGAAGTCGAGAATcctgaatatttattgaaatctcTCAAACTCCGTTTTTTTGGGAGATCTCACAAAGTATTCACATTTTAAAAATCATTTCAGCTAAATACAAGGCTAAATCTGgagatttgtgttttttttaattgattacGGCGATtaccaatgaaaaattttatatttctgtttTATATTTGTACTCTCCCTATAGAACTATCGTGATAATCTATCGCAAGGACAACCAGCATATAAACTACTTGGTAGCTACTACCGCACTGTGGTAACAGCACTGTCGCACTATCACGATAGTTCTATCGTTATAGTTACAATCACCGTCAAACTGAGCCTTGACTATCATCATGAGCCTTTATGgttttaattcattcatgtcTCTATAagatatacgctctattagtgtgacgtcacacaccgccatttttggttctcctgtcagtgttcggaatccaaacaaataaattttcattcaaattagtacggtgtcgttgaaggaattggcttattttcataaataagagtatttgcggaacgatttcagtattaatcaATAGACCGAAGGAacaaggttaataccagtaagtttgaatcctgtatcattcctcagattttgtaaaaagccgtgtttattagttgaagttcaagtttgaACTTACCGGCATTAActtcgtgccttctgtctatcaatttatagtaaaatcgttccttaaataatcttatttatcaaaataagccaatttcttcaacgacaacgtacttatttgaatgacaatttgtttgtttggattccgaacactgataAGAGAACTAAAAATGGCGgagtgtgacgtcatcactaatagtgCTTATTGCGAGGCTCTTGAGAATTGGAAAAACCGGTTTTCAAAAGTTTATTTCATGGATCGAATTACGaaacagaaaaataataagaatcTGATTTTCTTTTGTAaagattttaataattattaagcTCTGATTCTTCCCACAATTAGATCAATATTGAAACCtgacaataaaatttgaaaaatgacccTTTGCTACATAAGAGGTGAACTAGAATGTTTTAGGACATAGGAGGAAATATTGGAAAAGTTTCGTCTTCACTTTTCTACTCAAACATAATTTTATTGTTGCCTTGAATGAACTCAGGTAGACATTTCACAACAAATTTCACGTAAAAGGCTTCAAAcctattcaaaaataataatgggTTGTTTCGATTACTTGTAAATCCTGGATATGATTTATAACTTCGAAGGAATAAGCAAGAATGAACAATGTGTATGTATGTATTATCTTCTTTATTCCTCAAATTAAATGATATAAGTCATATAGTTACCTATGGTTTTAATTATATACCAATAGAAGTCATCTACAATTTaacaaatatataatatttGGAACTGATAAACATTATGTAAGTCATAATGAACGAATTGATTTCTTGTCTTCGAATTAGTTGCTGGTATTCATCATCTGTAACAGAAAATTCACAATTAAGTGTAACATCTGAATGCCAATAATGGGTGTGAATTGAGATGTATgcgaaatttcattgaataaatagCTAAATAATTGTGAAATGCATTAGTTTTACACATGCATTTATACTCAGGAGCAAGAAAAAACGCACCGAGGTGATATATTTAAGTTTCTAAAGTTTCattgttttcttatttttagctcgatcctcaaaattttttgaataatctgtaattattttgaaacgtactgtggaattttttcctggtcaaattttttcaaataaccaagatTAATTTCTTTTCAACATTTGCTTTTTTTGGTTCATGGCTTCAAGTACACTAGTTCATTTTTAAAAGAGACTTGAATTAGTTATCAACGATTCACTTTAAGGAATGAAATTTTCCTCAAGATGCTATTCGAAACTCAATCGACAGTATGAACTCATGTTTACAGGCGGTATATGAAACAATATTAATCTAAATTAAAACAAGAACGTTCCTTTTGGTTATCCACGCTACAGTTGAATCGATATGTTTTGATTCTTCACTTGAATTCAATGAGTTTGCATAAATGAATTTTGAACTGATAGATTGTCATTATAACTGAACAACATATTGCGGCCTCCTCATGAACTGAGCCTTTGCACGTACATGATGGCACATTAAGCAAAGCCATATCTTAAGAAATTCCTCATTTCTTTGAATTGGGTAAACTGTTTCTTGAAATTTATACTTTAGCACTAAGTGACTAAGCcataatttagaaaacaaaatgttgagAAGAAATGGTTCTTGATGAGAATTGGCaatttgtaaaaattttatcACGAAATAATAAcaggatatttcaaaattaaggTTAAGCAAAAAACTTTTGATTAATACTGCATAGCGACTAATAAGCCAGCTTTCAACAGAATATTAAATATACAAttctaaattaataatttcatctaCAGTTCACTGaaagaatttcgaaaattgaactgaaaataaGACGACAATGAGACTTCAaagtttaaaaaatataaacttGTTGCTTTTTTCGCACCTGAATGTAAATGCAACTGTTAAACTTATGCATTTCTCAATTATtcctttttatatatttatgtatagatatattttttgaaaatatggtgaataataatatttcacctatttttttatatcttccATAGGACACATCACACTCATGAAACTATTCAAGTCCTCTTCACTTTGCAGTTGTCTCAAACGTATGGTAACAGAGTTGTCGAATGCTCCACTGGATACCAAGCGTATGGTTGTTGTGCCACAAGCAATCATTTCCTCGAATTTACCTAGTTGTTAAAAAAATACGAGAAAGTTAgatgaataaattttaaaaaacagaTCAAGAGAAATACAGAATTTCTTGAAAACTGTATCAATAAGGGGGAAAAATTCGAATTGCTCACCATTTTGGCACTCATAATAATAAACTAATCAGGTCGTGATAATACAATAGGTGAAATATGGGAATCATTGAACACTCAATGAGTGCATGAGTGCAGGGCCTAACCACTAAAATAGTATCTTGTGCAACAAATGGGGAAAGCCCAACATTTCTCACTAGTGagaaaaaggactttctccacatgttgcatacTATAGATagatacttttcctacaactactATGAAAAGTAACGTATTCTTCATAACTTACTCAATTTCGAACCTTTGCCTCGGGAATATAGCCATTATTTCGCTTAAACAGCATCAAACAAAATTCTAAGAACTAAAAATCGCCAGtgtgcaaaaagcaaaaaaaaatttcggatAACTCTGAAACTATTTGTATGATTCAGAGCAGTACCTAATGAATTCGCCATACTTCAAGGAAGTACCTTCTTAAGAACTAAAGAATTTAAAATcctaaactgaaaatttcaagttactgGGTTTATGGTTTTTTTCGGTGAAGGAGCGCTCAAAATGGTACatattttatatgtatatttaattttatttctatgGAAGGGACCTACAGGAAACACATTCCAATCAGTAAGTCATTCATTCTAAGAAATGAATAGTTTTACCTGGCCTTGAATTCAATCCACAAACTGTATCGGCCATAATCATCTGTGAATTGTCAAGTCCAGTTGAGCCACCAATTTGAACAAAATCATCTAATCCTCGCTTTTGacactaaaaaatatttaatagttTTCTCTATCTTATATTAACAGTATGTGTAAAATAATTCTACCTTGTGAATTATTCCTGTTTCGATCTCCATGCTCCTCGTGTCTGATCTCACAACTCCAACATTCACAGCCTCTACTCTCACAGCAGATGGAAATAAGGTACTAACGCTGCAATTCGACCTTTTCTCGTAGTTCCTCAATGTATAAACATCCTCAAATCCTTGAAGCAGGATGTTGCAAGCTaaaataaaatcagaaatattttatCTTATATACAGAATTATACAAGAAGTAGATATAATAACGTCCATATACTTTTTGCACTATTATACGAATTGTAGTAGTTACTTTAGATAATACCCATAACTCAACACATGACTCGACAAAATATCgttgaataaaaacataaaacaccatgtaaaataattatgataataaaagacttttattgaataaaaatttgattatacTTGTTTTAACATTTATAGAGGGCGAGGTTCGATAGTTCTGAGTATTTCATACCCCAAACGTCTTACTATCTTACTTAAGTTTGGAAAAACAAAAATGACTCCACGACTACCTATATAATCTTTGTTCAGTACAATAAAACGCCCTGTATATTACTTTTCATCATGTATTTAGTTACTACCGTGGGTTGCTATTTGGAGTTTAcctttcattatttattattattatacttcacTAACAGATAAACGTTAGTTGAATTTGGgctatattgaaattttcaattcgcGAATCTCTTTTAAATTCAAATAAGAGACAAAACGAAAATATGATGATAACTTCATCTGAACAcaatgaattcaacaacagaGGCTCTGGATTGGAATAATCTGTGAGGGTGAAAAACCAATCAAAAAGAAATGATCTCTATTCATCGAATGGAATATAGGCTTCGAACGCCTGTTGAATATGTAGTTGTTTATATGAAAGATCAATACCAAAAGGAAATTCAGCTCATTCGATTAAAGTCGTCAAATCTAATAAGAACTCATTCAATTATTGATCGTGTTAGAAAGGCTGCTATCAGCCAGGAATTAAATTAGGagcgaagaaataaaatatacagcTTTGGTATATATCTACAACTCTTGGACGGCAGTGTTAGTATTGCATTCGAATGAtccaagaacaaaaaacagggatcatattacattattatattattacatATTATACAGTGTTATGTGAAATGAAATGTGAAGTGATTGAAGTGAATAATAGATTGTCAAATGAAAAAGCTCTCGAAAAATTTTGACTACCAGAAAAATAAATCCTaaatatttaggaaaaaaattttcaactttgaaaatattgtggGAACATTTATTCATTAACTATCTCACTCCTACCATTTTAGTGAGAAAGTTCTCATAGAGGCTAtccttcaaatatttttcaaatagtcAATAATAGAAAGCATCATAAACGTATTTCCCATTCAATCATTCGAAAAATTGTCAAAcaagaaaaatcgaaaatattcagaattgttGCCTTTTGATACAACCAAAACGAACCCGTCTGTATATGGAATCAATCATTGGAATTTCTGCTGAACAAAAACTAGTCCTTAGATCGAGAGAAACATCAGAAGATTAAGCTTTtataatgaagaagaaaaatggcAAAGATTATAAAGAATCCATTGTGAAATATTGATACATGATCGATCTATTTATTCCAAGGCTCAATTTTCAAATCTAAATATTTTCTAAACTAAGTATTCGAAGCGCAAAGtctgcaaaataaaatttcaaatattttcaaccgaAGAGTATTTCAGAATGGTCGACTTTCTTCTCTCAGATATCACAAATGagcattgattttgatgaaacaatttctaaacgttgttcaAGCATCTTTTCATGAActaatgacataacctactggaCATATacgacataagaaatgtcaaaaaataattgttgccATTAAAACCACTTCAAATGATTATTGGTAAGCCCTCTACGGCCTCTACATCGTTTCCTTGAGTAGAGGAACACTTCAATCATTGAGATAAAATTTGTTTACTCACGTGTAGGATTCCTAATAAAATGGACAGTGATCGAGAATCCGGAACCTCTATGTGGCATCCTGTACTGGATAAGAGCTACATTCGAAGAACTCACGAAGGTCTGTTTGATTTTCCTCTCGCCGCAGAATTCTCTGAATCGTCCTTCGACAGGAAGCAAATAGTCATAGGGACTTGGGAACAATTCACCGTTCAATTCCCATCCATCAACAAACTGAAAAAACGATAGCAATTAGTACATTTAGAATGTTCACGTCATTCGTTGAAGATGCTCAATTGGTTGAAAAAGAGACGATTCAAACAGTTTTCGAGACAAGATTGATTCATTCTTTATGAAGAAAATTACTGATGATTTGTTACTGTTTgaattgtagtgactctgtctggcCGAGAGGTGTCGTTATGGGTGTCACGTCACAGTCTACTTCAGCCCCGGTGGCTTTATGGGGGTcaccgcgttgcagcagagccACCTCTCCACGATAGTGTGAAAGGGTTTCTTAGGTAGATATCGCTGGATTGCcaaactgaagagtccaccagtgatctcgggacgaaacaccgtaATCCCTTGAGAGAGGGCGCATCTATGAGATTTGGCTCAAGAATATATCGCCAAAGAAATCTCCAATTGTGTAGCAGCGAAATTaggaattaaaaatattcagtaaatGGCTAGGGACTATGTGATTGCTGGTCAAAAGCAGCGTGGCAAATTTTGGAACATAATTCTGGATCAAGATATTGAAGGTGTAGAGACGCTACATtcgttgttgtttgaaaaatggataacaGCCAGTTTTTTGTTTTAATGAAACACTGTTCTTGATGCAAAAAATTAATGTGCAAGCTGTGCAATGGTTTAATAAGTGTTATTTACACTCTGATCTATCAAAAACAATGGTTAAAAGGTGCTCCACGGAAATAAATTAGGGGGAAcaatgaaaaaatgtgttttaactGGTTAGACTCGAAACTTAATGGGTAAAGTGTTATATATGATCCTCTCAAACCATGTAATGAATAGAGAACAATCATCGAAACGGAGCCATGCAATTAACAGAGAAACCAAATAGGTAATTTGTGTAATTGTAATTATACAGATGGACCGTGTCGGTTTAAGAGATTATTTTGGGTCTTGGGAGAAGATCTACGGGCTCCTCTGGTACTTGGAAACCGCTTGGATCCGCTTACAAATCGaactgaattacaatttctgaTTTTGTTGTTACAATGAATATCGTTACcagcacaaaattcgaaaaatgggAGTTTGTTCATTCAAGCGTCAAATGATTTATAAATCACTTATtctatacagttctgtggtctccaaggaagTAATTGGCGAATGAATTAACGAGTGTTCAAAGGCTGCAATGTCAtgctttctttatttttttttcgaaactctgcttgaaatttttatagttcTGACAACGATTTCGACAGAAAATTGCTTGAACCAACTCAGTCAGATCTGTTGTTACTGGAATATTaggtttttattgatatttgagTTGTTCCGAAGATgctataaaaacaaaattttgctaGGGCTTGAAAGTATCAATTTATTAGTGCATGCAGAATCTGAACCTAAACGGATCTATTGtcaggaaatattgggtatttttcttcaaatattcttctgaaattCTCCACTTCTGATCAGCTGGATGTTTTCAAGTATCGTTATTTGAATTTCTAATGTTAAATCTAtatccaaaatctcaacttcgTCAGTTTTGTGGTCGAGGAAGTGTTCTTTATATTCCTCTTACATTTTCCGCAATCCAAACTAGCACATTCAGGGAACCCCTATTCGGGTTTTGTTGATTACCAGTTTGAACAACGACATGGGAGATCCTAATGTAacctcaaaatttcaagttgaagGCTTTTTATTTCGACTCGCCTGAACGGCAAGGCtgattaaattgaatatttgatttaaCACGATGAGATTTTTCACTAAAATCGTCATGTGTGTGAATTGATGATAAAAATCCTATCTCTCATGGAAAACTTCACCAAAACTCCTCAAGAAGATGTCGTGTATTCTCCAATACATAAAATTATAGGGTAGATACTGCAGAATCACTGAACCAGAAAATTTCTGAGTAAACGTTTCGTTAAAATTGGGAAGCTCTctgaattattgagaaaatcaaGACCTCAGAGATTAGATCATAATATATAGCATGTCCTTGGTTGGCTGCTATGAACCATAGTACTTATGCCTTCCTAATATAAGGAGCTCTTGAACTTGTAATATTTCTGAAGAGTACTCGGTTAAATTAAAATTGCATcataatttgataattttatgagaaattttGTGGATCAACAAGTATCGAACCGAATAGAAGTAATATCTGACTTCCCCTTTACTActccaaaaaattgttttggtcGATGCTTTACTGACATCGGCATCAACTCCTTGTCGATAACAAGGCTATAAATTTAACAAAGTGTCCCAAATATTTGCCACCCGTTGAGCAAAACGCATTTTGTTCGCTTACACTGGCACATAAATATACGAGCTTCTATCGAAGTGTACTACATGAATGATGCTCAAAATAGCATGAAAATAAATAGGGTGATTTATCTTAACTTTAAGTTGATAAAATTCACCAACCTGCAAAAACAAACATGATAACTTTCAGAGAAATATTGTACCCAACCttgtaataatgaataattcatgAAAACGTACTAACGATAAATGTTTCACAATTTCAAtgattgattgaaataatttcaagtgaaaaatcACATGTagttagaaaaaaattgtatctgTCATCTTATGCCAAAGATGATTATTAATTTGGTATtattttattaggtgtacaacttttcttccgccattttgcaatagatggctgtagcggtaaatgatagtcgaaataaagaGATCGTTGATGTAGTACAATAGGctaaggtatttgttaacataacgcattcaaaatattagtcgatttgtgtctgcttcagttattttcgattaaacatgtcagtatACGAGTCAacttctcgtcatttgcgggaggttttaattttctgcttcaatttgAAGGAATCTGTGGCTGCGactcatcgaatactctcaaatacctatggtgaggccgctattgaTGAAAGAACTTGCCGACATTGGTTTCAAAGTTACAAGagcggtgattttgacgtcgaaaaccagCATGGTAGTAGaaaaagaaggtttttgaagatgtagAAGCATTACTtactgtacgagttgaagccaagatatgttgaacggcgtttgtttgctcgtgaacagatgcttgcaaggcaaagacggaagggatttctgcat
It includes:
- the LOC123689018 gene encoding corticotropin-releasing factor-binding protein — encoded protein: MNHRRNVAAVVLVTCWLVLAVDGLPRTGRLEVGGAAGLVSNTDKKFESEKRLSVNNLPPYLALRSKRSSEHIVTECIFMTSDEGEFFHKANVADGNVCGIYILAEPNQRVEIRFSYFDVPCSNGGLVAFVDGWELNGELFPSPYDYLLPVEGRFREFCGERKIKQTFVSSSNVALIQYRMPHRGSGFSITVHFIRNPTPCNILLQGFEDVYTLRNYEKRSNCSVSTLFPSAVRVEAVNVGVVRSDTRSMEIETGIIHKCQKRGLDDFVQIGGSTGLDNSQMIMADTVCGLNSRPGKFEEMIACGTTTIRLVSSGAFDNSVTIRLRQLQSEEDLNSFMSVMCPMEDIKK